Proteins encoded by one window of Sulfurospirillum barnesii SES-3:
- the kdsA gene encoding 3-deoxy-8-phosphooctulonate synthase → MILIAGPCVIESRDNLFRVAEKLVGYHEDPTIDFYFKSSFDKANRTSIDSFRGPGMDEGLKLLDEVRAQFGYKLLTDIHDYTQAKPVGEVVDVLQIPAFLCRQTDLLVAAAQTKCVVNVKKGQFLNPADMRYSVKKILDTRGVKEEGYEAAKKAGIWLTERGSTFGYGNLVVDMRSFGIMREFAPVVFDATHSVQMPGAEGGKSGGKREFVRPLSRAAAAVGVDGFFFETHFSPCEALCDGPNMLDLDDLALAIKDIKAIQESLKA, encoded by the coding sequence GTGATTTTAATTGCAGGACCGTGTGTTATTGAAAGCAGAGACAACCTGTTTAGGGTTGCTGAAAAATTAGTAGGGTATCACGAAGATCCAACCATAGATTTTTATTTTAAAAGCAGTTTTGATAAAGCCAATCGTACGAGTATCGATAGTTTCAGGGGTCCAGGAATGGATGAAGGATTGAAACTTTTAGATGAGGTGAGAGCTCAGTTTGGCTACAAACTTTTAACCGATATTCACGACTATACTCAAGCAAAGCCTGTGGGCGAAGTCGTTGATGTGCTTCAAATCCCAGCGTTTTTGTGTCGCCAGACCGACCTTTTAGTCGCCGCCGCACAGACCAAATGCGTGGTCAATGTTAAAAAAGGGCAGTTTCTAAATCCTGCGGATATGCGCTATTCGGTTAAAAAAATCTTAGATACCAGAGGGGTCAAGGAAGAGGGTTATGAAGCCGCTAAAAAAGCAGGCATTTGGCTGACCGAGCGTGGCAGTACGTTTGGCTATGGCAATTTGGTGGTGGATATGCGCAGTTTTGGCATTATGAGAGAATTTGCTCCTGTGGTTTTTGATGCAACCCATTCGGTGCAAATGCCAGGAGCGGAAGGGGGAAAAAGTGGTGGAAAACGTGAATTTGTCCGTCCGCTTTCACGAGCAGCAGCGGCGGTTGGGGTCGATGGCTTTTTCTTTGAAACCCATTTTAGCCCGTGCGAAGCGCTGTGTGATGGTCCTAATATGCTAGATCTTGATGATTTGGCTTTGGCGATTAAAGACATTAAAGCAATTCAAGAGAGTTTAAAGGCATAA